In the genome of Candidatus Omnitrophota bacterium, the window ATCAACGAACCGTTAAGCGCTTTGACATACGGCTCGACTTTGGGCTGTCTTCCTTGTGTGAAGTGGCAGTTCATGAGGGAAATCGTCCCCGATCCTTCATGAATAATTTGGGAACCGGATCCCGAATTGCCCCAAAAACCGCAGTTTGTCAGTTTAACGGGGCCTTCGTTGCCGGGACGGACTTCCAAGCCCGACATAAATTGGCAGTTTTCGAAAACCACGCCGGCGTGTTTTTGCACTTTTTCGATCAAGACGCCGAGCGGCATAATATCCGGCCCGCATTGCGTCAGCATAGCATTGGGCAATCCATGCCCCAGATCGGCGAAACGATAGCCTACTTTCGCCCAGATCACGAAACAGTTGGACATGTATTCCCAATCCGTCCGGCCGATGATAAATCCTTCCAAATGTTGGAGAGTATATTGTTCCAATTGTTTCACTTGCTCGGCGTTCAGACGGTACGGTTCGCTGACGCGCCACCAATAGACGTTATGGATATGGACGTTTTCCACTCGTCCAATATCCGTCGTTTGATCGATGAGTACGCCGCGCCGCAGGGCGCAAATATGCAAGTTGCGCAGATGATGCCCTTCGTTATGATAGGTCCCGCAATCGACGCCGTTGTAGGCATTTACGATCGTTACGTCAATCACGTTGTAATGCTGTCCGCGCCCCTGGATCGTCCACGGATAGGGCTGGATGTCTTCTACGGTTTGTTCGGGATAAAAAATCGTCAACCCCTTCGCCGTGCTGGAGGTATACAGCGATAGGAAAGGCGTTCCCTCCTCGACGTTGCGGTTGGCGTATGCCAGCAATACTGTTCCTTTATCCAGATGCGAAGTATGCGGCCCTTCCCAGACGCCTTGCAACGTCGCGCCTTCCGGAATCGATAACGTTCCATTCACCCGATATTGTCCGGCTGGCAAGCGAACCGCATCG includes:
- a CDS encoding glycosyl hydrolase family 28-related protein, with translation MRITFTLLIIVSIFCSATWCEINAADFGAKTDGSDCTAAIQAALDKAAEKGDAVRLPAGQYRVNGTLSIPEGATLQGVWEGPHTSHLDKGTVLLAYANRNVEEGTPFLSLYTSSTAKGLTIFYPEQTVEDIQPYPWTIQGRGQHYNVIDVTIVNAYNGVDCGTYHNEGHHLRNLHICALRRGVLIDQTTDIGRVENVHIHNVYWWRVSEPYRLNAEQVKQLEQYTLQHLEGFIIGRTDWEYMSNCFVIWAKVGYRFADLGHGLPNAMLTQCGPDIMPLGVLIEKVQKHAGVVFENCQFMSGLEVRPGNEGPVKLTNCGFWGNSGSGSQIIHEGSGTISLMNCHFTQGRQPKVEPYVKALNGSLIAQGCEFFNKLIAAPDIFIGENIQTAVVMGNKLSGPDKISAPLDRPGQVQILGNVFVKER